One Mycobacteroides abscessus ATCC 19977 genomic window carries:
- a CDS encoding tRNA (cytidine(34)-2'-O)-methyltransferase, producing the protein MFHILFHEPRIAPNTGNAIRMVAGTGCELHLVQPLFDLSEAKVRRAGLDYHDMASVTVHENLSAAWKTLKPQRVYAFTAHASVTYTDIAYQPGDVLLFGPEPTGLDAEVLADPHITEKVRIPLLPGRRSLNLSNAAAIAAYEAWRQHDFAGSV; encoded by the coding sequence GTGTTTCACATCCTTTTCCACGAACCCCGCATCGCCCCCAATACCGGGAACGCGATCCGGATGGTGGCGGGCACCGGGTGCGAGCTGCATCTGGTGCAGCCACTGTTCGACCTGTCCGAGGCCAAGGTGCGGCGTGCCGGTCTGGATTATCACGACATGGCGTCGGTGACGGTTCACGAAAACCTTTCCGCCGCGTGGAAAACACTGAAACCACAACGGGTATACGCCTTCACCGCACATGCCAGCGTCACGTATACCGATATCGCGTACCAGCCGGGCGATGTGCTGCTGTTCGGCCCGGAGCCCACCGGTCTGGATGCGGAGGTGCTCGCCGATCCACACATCACCGAGAAGGTGCGCATCCCGCTACTGCCCGGGCGCAGATCACTCAATCTGTCCAATGCCGCCGCCATCGCCGCGTACGAGGCCTGGCGACAACACGACTTTGCGGGCAGCGTCTAA
- a CDS encoding pentapeptide repeat-containing protein — MAEHWTDREITAETFYDEDFRELHTERVVFTECDFSGANLTESLHVGSAFRNCTFRRTSLWHSEFRQCSLLGSTFTDCRVRPSKFTETDFTLSSLAGLDLREMDLSDCRFREANLVGADMRKANLHGADFTGARTQNLKLDGADLRGARIDPTLWTTAALITAKVDLPQAIAFAAAHGLDVHGG, encoded by the coding sequence ATGGCCGAGCACTGGACAGATCGTGAGATCACCGCAGAGACCTTCTACGACGAGGACTTTCGCGAACTGCACACCGAGCGTGTGGTTTTCACGGAATGCGATTTCAGCGGAGCCAATCTCACCGAGTCGCTGCACGTCGGCTCGGCCTTCCGGAACTGCACCTTCCGGCGCACCTCGCTATGGCATTCGGAGTTCCGGCAATGCAGCCTGCTGGGCTCCACGTTCACCGATTGTCGGGTGCGGCCGTCGAAGTTCACCGAAACCGACTTCACGCTGTCTTCGCTCGCTGGGCTCGATCTGCGCGAGATGGATCTGTCGGACTGCCGTTTCCGTGAGGCCAACCTGGTGGGCGCCGATATGCGCAAGGCAAACCTGCATGGCGCCGACTTCACCGGTGCCCGCACCCAGAACCTCAAACTCGACGGGGCCGATCTGCGTGGTGCGCGCATCGACCCGACGCTGTGGACCACCGCGGCCCTGATCACCGCCAAAGTCGATCTGCCCCAGGCCATCGCGTTCGCCGCCGCGCACGGATTGGACGTGCACGGGGGCTAG
- a CDS encoding helix-turn-helix domain-containing protein, translating to MRSPARYEGRTTADASWRAVSAAADVTLSGIAHGYTELRERAHRPVERSEVAGVAPVLVVELDAPLLVADVADHASPRIWQAFVAGVSQGPSSTVHSGAQHCIEVRLTPLGLHRVSGLAMDAVSNRVVSLEELFGKKARYLPERLAAEPNWVRRFDLLDSVFMRAAAEGPEADAEVEFAWHRLNRTGGTAGIGEILNEIGWSRARLAQRFRSQVGLTPKAAARVLRFNRAMTLLNQPGHRSLSSIALACGYFDQAHFNRDFRVLAGCSPRQWAALRHEDLMGYRIPADGEHLYKTGVDGGPSVGTVL from the coding sequence ATGCGCAGTCCGGCACGGTACGAGGGCCGAACCACGGCCGATGCCAGCTGGCGGGCGGTGTCCGCGGCTGCCGATGTCACGCTGTCCGGTATCGCTCACGGATATACCGAACTTCGGGAGCGCGCCCACCGGCCTGTCGAACGCAGCGAGGTTGCCGGTGTGGCGCCCGTGCTTGTCGTCGAGCTCGATGCCCCGCTGCTCGTTGCCGACGTGGCCGATCACGCGTCGCCACGAATATGGCAGGCATTCGTCGCGGGTGTCAGCCAGGGACCGTCCTCGACCGTGCATTCAGGTGCGCAACACTGCATTGAGGTGCGGTTGACGCCGCTCGGGTTACACCGGGTATCCGGGCTGGCGATGGACGCAGTGAGCAATCGTGTGGTGAGTCTTGAGGAATTGTTCGGGAAGAAAGCCCGGTACCTGCCCGAACGCCTTGCCGCTGAGCCCAACTGGGTGCGCCGTTTCGACTTGCTTGATTCGGTGTTCATGCGTGCTGCGGCCGAAGGTCCTGAAGCAGACGCCGAGGTCGAATTCGCCTGGCATCGACTGAATCGCACCGGTGGAACTGCGGGGATCGGCGAGATACTGAACGAGATTGGTTGGAGCCGTGCTCGATTGGCGCAGCGTTTCCGCAGCCAAGTCGGTCTGACGCCCAAAGCGGCCGCACGTGTACTTCGCTTCAATCGTGCGATGACGTTGCTCAACCAGCCGGGCCACCGCTCGCTCTCCTCGATTGCCTTGGCTTGCGGATACTTTGACCAGGCGCATTTCAATAGAGACTTCCGGGTGCTCGCCGGGTGTTCGCCGCGGCAATGGGCCGCACTGCGGCATGAAGACCTGATGGGATACCGGATACCGGCCGACGGCGAACATTTGTACAAGACGGGCGTGGACGGCGGGCCTAGCGTCGGCACTGTCCTGTGA
- a CDS encoding VOC family protein: MAGEPTYFEIGVPDALRAQKFYVRLFGWKPHAMGESGQAWLETEGARGGLHNDDEDRRIDVFFGVADIDAAVMTVRELGGEAEDPGPEEPGFGRFTFCRDDQGVRFGLHQPAHDTA, translated from the coding sequence ATGGCTGGTGAACCGACGTATTTCGAGATCGGCGTGCCTGATGCGCTACGCGCTCAGAAGTTCTATGTGCGGCTCTTCGGCTGGAAACCGCATGCGATGGGTGAATCCGGACAGGCCTGGCTTGAAACAGAAGGGGCGCGAGGCGGTCTGCACAACGATGACGAGGACCGCCGGATCGACGTGTTTTTCGGCGTTGCGGACATTGACGCCGCAGTCATGACCGTCCGCGAACTCGGCGGCGAAGCCGAGGACCCCGGGCCGGAGGAGCCTGGCTTTGGCAGGTTCACATTCTGCAGAGACGACCAGGGTGTGCGGTTCGGGCTGCATCAGCCCGCCCATGACACGGCCTGA